Sequence from the Bremerella volcania genome:
CCCGTGCCCGCCGAATTCGCCGACCACTTTGACCATCTTGTTAAGACGCTCTTGCTGGAACGGAAATGAAGGATGGGGATAGCTGTGCTGATCGGCGACATGCCCTACTTCCCAGTAGTTACCGCCGCTGGCAATGTTGATCAGGCGGGTCGGATCGCGCTGCATGATCCACTCGCCGGTCGAGACGGTTCGATGCTGCCCCCAGGCTTCGTTGAACGGCACCCAGACGACGATGCTCGGATGATTTTCCAGCGTGCCAACCATTTCGTCGAATTCACGCAGGTATTGGGCGTGGTCTTCGTCGGTCCAATTCGCGTCGATGGGGTCAGGTCGCATACGAGTCCATGGTGGGCTCTTACCGCCGCTGACCTGGTCTTGCCATACCAGCATGCCGAGTCGATCGCAGTGATAGTAGTACCGGCGCGGTTCGACCTTGATGTGCTTGCGGATCATGTTGAATCCGGCGGCCTGGAGATACTCGACGTCGAACAACATCGCTTCGTCCGAGGGAGGCGTCAGGAGCCCATCGGGCCACCACCCTTGATCGAGCGGCCCCCAATGGAAGATCGGCTTGCCGTTCAACGTGAACCGGAGGTCGCCATCTTCGTTGCGGACTGTTCCCACCGAACGAATGCCTGCGTACGTACCCACCGTGTCGATCGCTGCGCCATTCTCATCGAGCACGGCCAGGCTGATCTCGTAGAGATGCGGGCTGCTCGGCGACCACAACTTGGCATCGGCAATCTCAACAGCGAGGTCTTCTTTAGCCGCCGTGACGTCCGCGACTGCGGTACCGTTGTCGTAGACAGTGGCTTTGAAGGAGACCTTAGCATCACTATTGCCTCCAAGGATGGGAGTGATTTGGATGCGACCTGTTTCGGGGTCGGTCAGGATCTTCACGTCCGAAATGTACGTGTGGGGAACCTGTTCGACCCACACGGTCTGCCAGATGCCCGAGACCTGCGTGTACCAGATCCCTTCCGGGTGTAGCGTTTGTTTGCCTCGTAGCTGGGGTCCGCCTGTCTTGTCTTCGACACGGACCACAATATCGTTCACCCCCCTCTTCGCGGCCTTGGTCACGTCGATGCTGAATGGCGTGTTGCCGCCCACATGACTGCCCACTTCGGCGCCGTTGACGAAGACGCGACACGCGTAATCGACCGCTTCAAAATTCAGCAGCGTGACTTCATCTTTTTTTGGCTCCAGCTCGACGCTGCGCTGATACCAGAGGGCTTCGGTAGGACGGAGATTCCGCTGAACGCCGGAGAGCTTCGATTCGATGGCATAGGGAACCAGGATCTGCCCGGCCCATGTATCAGGGATGCTGTCCTGGTTCTCGGAAGTGATCGCGTAGTTCCAGCGACCATTCAAGTTTTTCCAACGGTCACGCGTCATTTGTGGACGGGGATACTCTTGCCAGGCATTCTCGGCGGTAACCTCGGCGCCCCACTGGGTGATCAGATCGGACTGGTAAGGATGTTCAGGAAGTCGCGCCGGTGGCAACTTTGGGACGTGGTCTTCGTCGATCAAATGGATGTCGATGTACTGTCCGCCAGTATCTTGTCTCGTATGGGCTGCGAGCTGGTTCTGGCCGATCTTCAACGCACGCCGCCCCTCGTCGGTCAGCGGATAGACGCTGTAGTCGGTCGACCACCGTGTGAACTTGCCTACCTGGACGCCGTTGATGAAGACCTCGGTATCTTCGTCATGGTGAATCAAGAGAGCTGGCTTCTTGGGCAAGTTCTCCAAATTGTAGGTACGGCGCAGCCAGATGTGATCGGTATCCCAAACGGTTCCGACGCGGGCATTGGGCGTGCCGCGCGTTCCGAAACCTCCGTAACCTTCCTGCCACTTATCGTCGTCGTAGTCGGCTTGTTTCCAGCCATCGTTTGGTGGAACCAAGGTGTACTTCCAAGGGCCGTCAATGCTGTGGGGATCTTCCTCGGCACCCATGGCCGCAAGTGGCGAAATGATAAGCACCAAAGCAAACAGCCAACTCAGTCTTCTCAATTGAAGCACATTGGGAAGATTCATTTTTCGTGTCTCCGTTATCAGGACAGGGGGCGAAGAGCGTGATGTGGCAGGACTGTCTATTTTGTCACAATGGGAGTGCGAAACTAATGAGTTGCCACGTTTCGTTTTTGAGTTTCGTTACAAGCCATCGCCAGATTGGCAAATCGGGATTCCTCGCGAAGTCATTGCCCTCCTTAACAACCAACTGGCCGTGGCGTGCAATTCAATTGCGGTTTTATCATTGCATATAGAGGCTTTTTTTTGGCAGGATGCGAACCTATTCGCGGCACGTTCGTCTTAACCTTTGAACATACGACTGACCTGTTGGAAATGCTCCAACGACAAAGGAAGGAATTGATTCTCATGTCGCGTCGCAATTTAAGTCTGTTTTTGGGTTCATTGGGGGAACCTCTGCGCCGCGAATCGCGATTTCTATCCCTATCGCGAGAATCGAGTTTGCGTTGACTACACGTCTGAAGATCGAAATGACCTTCGGCCCGGAGTCAACGCGACTTCGGGCTTTTTTTGTGACGCAAACAAAGCATCTGGACTGGTAGCTGAGACGGTATAGCGGCGGTTTGAAGAACCGCATACGAGGATTCGAGCGCCTCCCAGTCCGCTTCTGCGCGATGCCCTGACAGCATCGCGCCGCCAACATTTCGGCCCGTTCGACTTCGGGTGAGGTCACCGGTCTTTCACGCCGGGCAGGTAGGGTTCGACTCCCACACGGGCTGCTATTTCGGAAGTCATCCGGCTGGATGAGGAAACTGTCTTGAAAACAGCTGACGGCATGTCCGTTTGTGGGTTCGAGTCCCACGGCTTCCGCCTTGATGGATGGCTCGGTAGGCAACTGGCAGACCACCTTCGCTCAGAACGAGGGATGCTGTGGGTTCGAATCCCACTCGAGCCACTGCTGAACGGCCCTGTGGCAATTGGTTGACCGCTCGAACTTAAAATTCGGGGACGTTGCGGGTTCGAATCCCGCCTGGGCCACTGCACGCCAGCGCGTGTCAATGATCAGGTACGCAAATTGGAAAAGCGGCCACGGTGAGAACGTGGTGAATTTGTGGGTTCGACTCCCACCTTGATCACTCAAAACAACATTCAACGAGGAAGGTAGCCGAATACGGCTCGTCGGGCCGGTTTGCTAAACCGTGCGACCGCTATGGTCATGTGGGTTCGAATCCCATGCCTTCCGCTTCAATCGGATTCGCAATTACGATTTCTCGGGAGGTCTGTTGCCTCATTGCTGTCGCCAAGTCAACGGTTAGGCGGAGCAGAATCTGTCTAGACGGAAGATACCAAATCACAGCTGCAAATTTTACATGGGGAAGCTATGATTTAACCGCTCTTGCCTCACAGCAGGAGGCCAAGATGGGGGGATTTGCGGTTTTGCGAAGCCTTTTTGACGTTTTGCATTTGACCCGAATCCAAGTTTGACCGATTCTCGTTTATAACGCCGTTGGGAAATATTTCGCGAGTTCTAGGGACAGAGGAAGTCGTGATGTTTAATGAGTCAAACTTCGATCTTGTTATCGTTTAAGTCTGTATCTCATGCACTGGGAGTCTGCAAATTCCCAGAGGCAGACACAGTGTCTCCACACAATTCTTTGAGGGGGATTCGCCAAGCGATTCATACCGATAAGAAATGGACTAATGGTGGGGAAGAATCGGCTGTGTCACCGAATCAGTTTGATGCCGATTTCGCTGAGCTTGTCTTGGCCAAACTAGAATCTCTGCTCTCGTTACAACGTGAATTAGTAGGTAACGAAGTGCTGGCAGCTGCTAGTGCGCTCAACTACCTTGGGAGTACTCTCGTGCAGCAATCCCTTATGGAAAAGGATGAACTGAATTGGTTTGCCGCAAGGTAACCGTGTTATCTAGTGGCTGTGAACTCGGATTCTTTCAAGTACTCGCGTTCTCAAGAATGCTCCACCGCGGAATAACACCGCGGTGAAGCGACTCGAAAATCCGCGTCTAGTTAAGCAACGACCGATTCTAAGAACCTCATTAATATGGGGCAATTAGAAACTAACCGCGCGTTATGCCCACTCGAGGTCGTTCGTTGCTGTCCCTCGATCGCCTCGGGACGGGCTAGGGCTGGCCACATTTCTGTGGCCAGCCCGTTTTTTAGACACGGCTCTTCATGAGTCATCGGATTGTATTGATTGGATGATAGAAAAGCCATAACGATCCAAAGTTCTTCCGAACAATACTTCTCGTGTGACTTCATATATGTGATATATGTGGTCAATCTGTGTCCACTCAATCGAGCCCTCCTGACGTTCGGAACACGATTTTGATCTCCTTCGCTTGAACCGCGTGCGTGATGCCTCTTTCGCTTTTTTTGCCTTGGATTCTTCTCGATTTCCCCTCCCCGACTGGAAAGTTAGTCGCCATTGACGCAAATTAGGGAGTGAACCTCTGGCCGTTTATTAGACGGCTACCCCCTGCTTTGCCCCAGTTTCGAGGATCTTCCTGATGAACTTCGCGCGTTTCTTTTTCCTATTTACGTGTCTACTGATCGCTCCGCTTTCTATCGCTACGGCGGCGGATCAAGCGAAGAAGCCGAATATCCTGTTCGTTTTGTGCGACGATCTTCGTCCGGACGCCGTTGGCTGCTTGGGCAGCGAGCACGTGAAGACCCCCCGAATCGACCAAATCGCCAAGGAAGGAATTGTTTTCAACAATTCCTTCTGCACGACATCGCTGTGCTCGCCAAGCCGCGCTTCGATTCTGACCGGCCTTTACGCCCACGCCCACGGGGTGACCGACAACTTCACTGAATTCCCGACCGAGATGGCCACGTTCCCCAAGCGTCTGCAGGATGCCGGGTACGAAACGGCCTACATCGGCAAATATCACATGGGTGAAGATAACGATCAGCCTCGCCCCGGTTTTGATTGGTTCGTCACGCACAAAGGCCAGGGCAAGTACTTCGACACGGCTTTCAACATCAACGGCCAAGGCGAAAAAGTCATCGAGGGCTACTACACGCATGTCGTTACCGACATGGCGATTGACTGGCTGGAAAAGGACCACGCTGATAAGCCCTGGTGCCTGATGATCGGCCAGAAAGCGCCCCATAGCTTCTACTTCCCAGAGCCGAAGTATGAGCATGCGTTTGACGACGTTGAAGTGAAGTACCCTGCCACGGCGTTCGACCTCGACGACAATCCGAAGTGGATGAAGAAACGACTCTACACCTGGCACGGCATCTACGGTCCCCTGTTCGACTGGCGGAAGGACTTTCCCGATGACAGCCCGGAAGGGGTCAAGGCGTTCGAGAACATGGTGCATGCCTACTGGGGTACCGTCCTGAGCATCGACGACAGTATGGGGCGTCTCTACGACTGGCTGGATAAATCGGGCCAACTGGATAACACGGTCATCGTCTTCATGGGGGACAACGGTCTGCTTGAGGGTGAGCACGGCATGGTCGATAAGCGGACGGCCCACGAAATGAGCATTCGCGTTCCGCTGATCGTTCGTTATCCGAAGCTTGGTCAGGGGAAAGCACTCGATCAGCAGGTTCTGACCGTTGATATGGCTCCTACCCTCATCGAACTGGCCGGAGCGAAGCCAATCGAAGACATCCACGGTCAGTCGTGGGCAAAGTTAGCCGCCGGAGGCGACGACGATTGGCGGAAGTCTTGGCTATACTACTACAATTACGAAAAGCAGTTTCCGTATACGCCCAACGTGCGGGCACTGCGTACCGACCGCTGGAAGTTCATTCGCTACCCACATGGAGACGGCTCGCCCGATCGTCATATGGCGGAACTGTATGACCTGAAAGCGGATCCGGAGGAAGGGACGAACCTTGCCGAAAAGCCGGAACATGCCAAGCTGGTCAAGCAGCTTCGCCAGGAATTGACGGAGCAGATGGAATCGGTTGGGCTAACTGCGGCTACCGATAAGATGCCCATCGACCAAGGCATCGGTTCGGAACTACCGGACGAGAAGATTCGCTAAGCTGAATCGGGACACGCTTTGACGGCGCGAGGCAACGGGGTTTCGTGCCTTTTGTCGAAGCCATTGCCACTGGTGGCAAATTGTTAAACCGACAAGGAAGGTACTAAGACTTTGGTTGAGCCAAATCCTCTTCTTCAACCAACGACGTCCGCCATGCTCAAGCGTACGAAGGTCGCGGCAACGCTCGGTCCCAGCGCATCGCGTCCAGGCGAACTGATGCAGCTTGTTCGTGCCGGCGCTGATGCGTTTCTTCTGGACTTGTCTCAGGACGATGGGTCAGTTTGGCAGGAGCGGCACGAGGCGGTTCGCGAAGTCGAAGGAATAGCCCAGCAGCCCATTACGCTGTTGGTAGACGTTCCATCCGCCGAAGGATCGGCTGGCGGCGAGGTGAGTATTACCCCGAACCTGGTCAACTGGATTGCAGATCACGAGATCGATTACGTTTTGATCTCTGTCTCCCAGGGATCTCATACCGTTTCCGAGGTCCGCAAGGTGCTTGCCGAGGCTGGCAGCGCGGCCGCCGTCATGGCCCGCCTGGACCATGCGTCGAACTACCGAGACATCGACAGCATCATTCAAGCGGCGGACGGGGTCGTCGTTACCGGGACCGGTCTTTCGGAACTGGAAACGTGGTCAATCCCGGTGATGCAGAAAATGGTTGCCCGGCAATGTCAGATTGGGGCCAAACCATGTCTTGTAGGGCGCGGCATTCTGAGCAATATGCTGCAATCGAAAGAGCCCAGCAATGGGGAAGTCTTCGATATCGCGAACGTTGTGTTCGACCACGCCGACGCTATTCTGTTGGGGGCCGAGACCGCCGTGGGAAGTTTTCCGACTCAAGCGGTCGAAGTGGTCTCGAAGACGGTCATCGCGACCGAGAGCCTGATGGAGATTACCGATCGTCCGATCAAGGTCGGGTTTGGTCAGCCACCGAATACGGCCGCCCTGGCCTACTCGATCCGGCACATCCTGAAAATGCAGGAAATTGCCGCGGTCGGCGTCTATTCTCATTCGAGCATGACGGCCCGGCTGATTGCGAAGAATTGGATCGATTGCCCCGTCTTAGGGCTTTCCGACCTGGCGACAACGGTGCGTCAGATGGGAGTCTACCACGGCGTTGTTTCCCGACAGATGAAAGCACCAAGCACCACGGCGGAGATGCTCACGACCACGACCTCGATCGCCAAGACGCTGGGACTGGTAGTGCCTGGGGATCGGATGATTGTCGTCTCGGAGTTGCCACTCCGTTCGACCGACAACGCAAACGCGTTCGTGATCGAAACGATCACGTAGACTGGCCGCATGCTCTCTTGATCCCCTGCGACAGAGTCGCAACCGACTAGCTGAATTCACCGCGGATATATTGCCGCGTGTATTCCTGCTGGGGATCTTCAAAGAGTTGCT
This genomic interval carries:
- a CDS encoding sulfatase family protein; this encodes MNFARFFFLFTCLLIAPLSIATAADQAKKPNILFVLCDDLRPDAVGCLGSEHVKTPRIDQIAKEGIVFNNSFCTTSLCSPSRASILTGLYAHAHGVTDNFTEFPTEMATFPKRLQDAGYETAYIGKYHMGEDNDQPRPGFDWFVTHKGQGKYFDTAFNINGQGEKVIEGYYTHVVTDMAIDWLEKDHADKPWCLMIGQKAPHSFYFPEPKYEHAFDDVEVKYPATAFDLDDNPKWMKKRLYTWHGIYGPLFDWRKDFPDDSPEGVKAFENMVHAYWGTVLSIDDSMGRLYDWLDKSGQLDNTVIVFMGDNGLLEGEHGMVDKRTAHEMSIRVPLIVRYPKLGQGKALDQQVLTVDMAPTLIELAGAKPIEDIHGQSWAKLAAGGDDDWRKSWLYYYNYEKQFPYTPNVRALRTDRWKFIRYPHGDGSPDRHMAELYDLKADPEEGTNLAEKPEHAKLVKQLRQELTEQMESVGLTAATDKMPIDQGIGSELPDEKIR
- a CDS encoding pyruvate kinase; the protein is MLKRTKVAATLGPSASRPGELMQLVRAGADAFLLDLSQDDGSVWQERHEAVREVEGIAQQPITLLVDVPSAEGSAGGEVSITPNLVNWIADHEIDYVLISVSQGSHTVSEVRKVLAEAGSAAAVMARLDHASNYRDIDSIIQAADGVVVTGTGLSELETWSIPVMQKMVARQCQIGAKPCLVGRGILSNMLQSKEPSNGEVFDIANVVFDHADAILLGAETAVGSFPTQAVEVVSKTVIATESLMEITDRPIKVGFGQPPNTAALAYSIRHILKMQEIAAVGVYSHSSMTARLIAKNWIDCPVLGLSDLATTVRQMGVYHGVVSRQMKAPSTTAEMLTTTTSIAKTLGLVVPGDRMIVVSELPLRSTDNANAFVIETIT
- a CDS encoding glycoside hydrolase family 2 protein encodes the protein MNLPNVLQLRRLSWLFALVLIISPLAAMGAEEDPHSIDGPWKYTLVPPNDGWKQADYDDDKWQEGYGGFGTRGTPNARVGTVWDTDHIWLRRTYNLENLPKKPALLIHHDEDTEVFINGVQVGKFTRWSTDYSVYPLTDEGRRALKIGQNQLAAHTRQDTGGQYIDIHLIDEDHVPKLPPARLPEHPYQSDLITQWGAEVTAENAWQEYPRPQMTRDRWKNLNGRWNYAITSENQDSIPDTWAGQILVPYAIESKLSGVQRNLRPTEALWYQRSVELEPKKDEVTLLNFEAVDYACRVFVNGAEVGSHVGGNTPFSIDVTKAAKRGVNDIVVRVEDKTGGPQLRGKQTLHPEGIWYTQVSGIWQTVWVEQVPHTYISDVKILTDPETGRIQITPILGGNSDAKVSFKATVYDNGTAVADVTAAKEDLAVEIADAKLWSPSSPHLYEISLAVLDENGAAIDTVGTYAGIRSVGTVRNEDGDLRFTLNGKPIFHWGPLDQGWWPDGLLTPPSDEAMLFDVEYLQAAGFNMIRKHIKVEPRRYYYHCDRLGMLVWQDQVSGGKSPPWTRMRPDPIDANWTDEDHAQYLREFDEMVGTLENHPSIVVWVPFNEAWGQHRTVSTGEWIMQRDPTRLINIASGGNYWEVGHVADQHSYPHPSFPFQQERLNKMVKVVGEFGGHGWPVEGHLWKKTQANWGYGGLPRSAKEYQARYQESIGKLLELKSQGIAGGVYTQTTDVESEINGLMTYDRKVIKIPAADLKAIHAPLTK